From Caballeronia insecticola, a single genomic window includes:
- the mraZ gene encoding division/cell wall cluster transcriptional repressor MraZ has translation MFQGASALTLDAKGRMSVPSRYREALQGQAEGRVTLTKSPDGCLLLFPRPEWEVFRAKVAALPMEAMWWRRIFLGNAMDVELDGSGRVLVSPELRSAASLEKEVTLLGMGAHFELWDSQTYAAKEAAAMAQGMPDALKNFTF, from the coding sequence GTGTTCCAAGGGGCGTCGGCGCTGACACTCGATGCGAAAGGGCGGATGTCCGTGCCGTCTCGCTATCGTGAAGCGCTGCAAGGGCAGGCAGAAGGCCGGGTGACGCTCACGAAGAGCCCGGATGGATGCCTGTTGCTGTTTCCTCGCCCTGAATGGGAAGTCTTTCGTGCCAAGGTCGCCGCGCTTCCAATGGAAGCCATGTGGTGGCGGCGCATTTTTCTCGGTAATGCAATGGACGTCGAACTCGACGGCAGCGGGCGTGTGCTGGTGTCGCCCGAGCTGCGCTCGGCCGCGTCGCTCGAAAAGGAAGTGACGTTGCTCGGAATGGGCGCGCACTTCGAGTTGTGGGACTCGCAGACGTACGCCGCGAAGGAAGCCGCGGCAATGGCGCAAGGCATGCCCGACGCGCTCAAAAATTTCACCTTCTGA
- a CDS encoding enoyl-CoA hydratase, protein MAYENLLVETRGRVGLITLNRPKALNALNDALMDELGAALKAFDADEDIGAIVLTGSEKAFAAGADIGMMASYSYMDVYKGDYITRNWETIRSIRKPIIAAVAGFALGGGCELAMMCDIVIAAETARFGQPEIKLGVIPGAGGTQRLPRAVSKAKAMDMCLTARMMDASEAERAGLVSRVVGAERLLDEAIEAATIIAGFSLPAVMMAKEAVNRAYETTLSEGVHFERRLFHSLFATEDQKEGMAAFVEKRKPAFKHR, encoded by the coding sequence ATGGCTTACGAGAATCTGCTGGTCGAAACGCGCGGTCGTGTCGGACTGATCACGTTGAACCGTCCGAAAGCGCTCAACGCGCTCAACGATGCGCTAATGGACGAACTGGGCGCCGCGCTGAAGGCGTTCGACGCCGACGAGGACATCGGCGCGATCGTGTTGACCGGCAGCGAGAAGGCGTTCGCGGCGGGAGCGGACATTGGCATGATGGCCAGCTATTCCTATATGGACGTGTACAAGGGCGACTACATCACGCGCAATTGGGAAACCATTCGCTCGATCCGCAAGCCGATCATTGCGGCGGTGGCCGGCTTCGCGCTCGGCGGCGGTTGCGAACTCGCGATGATGTGCGACATCGTCATTGCGGCGGAAACGGCCAGGTTCGGCCAGCCGGAGATCAAGCTCGGCGTCATTCCCGGCGCGGGCGGCACGCAGCGTTTGCCGCGTGCGGTCTCCAAAGCCAAGGCAATGGACATGTGCCTGACCGCCCGCATGATGGACGCGAGCGAAGCTGAGCGCGCGGGACTCGTGTCTCGCGTGGTGGGAGCGGAGCGTCTTCTCGATGAAGCGATCGAAGCCGCCACGATCATCGCCGGCTTCTCGCTGCCTGCGGTGATGATGGCCAAGGAGGCAGTCAACCGCGCCTACGAGACGACGCTTTCGGAGGGCGTGCATTTCGAGCGACGCCTCTTCCATTCATTGTTCGCGACTGAAGATCAGAAGGAAGGCATGGCGGCGTTCGTCGAGAAGCGCAAACCGGCATTTAAGCATCGATGA
- a CDS encoding molybdopterin-containing oxidoreductase family protein, translating to MNAPAEFARAVCPHDCPDTCALRVTVKDGKAVKISGDPEHPPTQGVLCTKVARYAERTHHKERLLTPLRRVGRKGEGRFEPIGWDEALNLAANRLGEIARRAPEAIVPYSYAGTMGLVQGESIAARFFNVLGASRLERTICAAAGAAGLRYTYGASLGMHFEFYEESELILIWGANPIASSLHFWTRAQEAKRRGAKLIAIDPYKSLTAEKCHQHIALRPGTDAALALGMIDVLIREDLIDHEYVRAHTLGFDELAARAAQYPPSRVAEICGIEESVVVELARAFGSTKKAAIRLNYGMQRVRGGGNAVRAIACLPSLTGAWRERAGGLLLSSSGWAPVDGSALERADLLPGWPSKTPRAINMNAIGDALLHPGDDSFGPKVEALIVYNSNPVAVAPDSAKVAAGFARDDLFTIVLEHFQTDTADYADLIFPATTQLEHLDVHKSYGHTYVMANPPAIPPVGEARPNTEIFRGLARAMGLVEPALFESDEQIASKAFRWDDRTLEGESWETLKTSGWLKLRIADAPLAEGGFRTPSGKCEFYSERLKREGLDPLPDYLPPYESADGSPELAARYPLAMISPPARNFLNSSFVNIESLRATEREPHLDIHPDDAQARGIVDGTLVRIFNDRGSMQARARVTDRAREGVVVGLSIWWKKLSPDGRNANEVTSQALTDLGGSATFYDCLVEVEPMH from the coding sequence ATGAACGCTCCAGCCGAGTTCGCCCGAGCCGTATGCCCGCACGATTGCCCCGACACTTGCGCCCTGCGCGTAACGGTTAAAGACGGAAAGGCGGTCAAAATCAGCGGCGACCCCGAACATCCGCCGACACAAGGCGTGCTCTGCACAAAGGTCGCGCGCTACGCCGAGCGCACGCATCACAAGGAGCGTCTTTTGACGCCGCTTCGGCGCGTCGGCCGCAAAGGCGAGGGCCGGTTCGAGCCGATCGGCTGGGACGAAGCGCTGAATCTCGCCGCGAACCGACTCGGCGAAATCGCCAGGCGCGCGCCCGAAGCGATTGTTCCGTACAGCTATGCCGGCACGATGGGCCTCGTGCAAGGCGAAAGTATCGCGGCGCGCTTCTTCAATGTGCTCGGAGCATCGCGTCTGGAGCGCACCATTTGCGCCGCGGCGGGTGCGGCCGGCCTGCGCTACACCTACGGCGCCAGCCTCGGTATGCACTTCGAGTTTTACGAAGAAAGCGAACTGATCCTGATCTGGGGCGCAAACCCGATCGCGTCGAGCCTGCATTTCTGGACGCGTGCGCAAGAGGCCAAGCGTCGAGGCGCAAAGCTGATCGCGATCGATCCGTATAAATCGCTGACGGCGGAAAAATGCCATCAGCACATCGCGCTTCGTCCGGGCACCGATGCGGCGCTCGCGCTCGGCATGATCGACGTGCTGATCCGCGAGGATCTCATCGATCACGAATACGTTCGCGCCCATACGCTCGGCTTCGATGAACTCGCGGCCCGCGCCGCGCAGTATCCGCCGTCTCGCGTGGCGGAGATTTGCGGCATCGAGGAAAGCGTGGTCGTCGAACTGGCGCGTGCGTTCGGATCGACGAAAAAGGCCGCGATTCGCCTCAACTACGGCATGCAGCGCGTGCGCGGCGGCGGCAACGCGGTGCGCGCGATTGCCTGTCTGCCATCGCTTACCGGCGCGTGGCGCGAGCGCGCGGGCGGCTTGCTGCTGTCGTCGTCGGGTTGGGCGCCTGTCGACGGCAGTGCGCTCGAGCGCGCGGACCTGCTGCCGGGCTGGCCGTCGAAAACGCCGCGCGCCATCAACATGAACGCGATCGGCGACGCGCTCCTGCATCCGGGTGATGACAGCTTCGGACCGAAGGTCGAAGCACTGATCGTCTACAACTCGAATCCGGTCGCGGTGGCGCCGGATTCGGCGAAAGTCGCGGCCGGGTTCGCACGCGACGATCTGTTCACCATCGTGCTGGAACACTTCCAGACAGATACCGCCGACTATGCCGATCTGATCTTTCCCGCGACGACGCAGCTCGAACACCTCGATGTGCACAAGTCATACGGACATACATACGTGATGGCGAATCCGCCGGCGATTCCGCCTGTCGGCGAGGCGCGGCCGAATACCGAGATCTTTCGCGGTCTTGCGCGCGCGATGGGTCTCGTCGAACCGGCGCTCTTCGAAAGCGACGAGCAGATTGCATCGAAGGCCTTCCGCTGGGACGACCGCACGCTCGAAGGCGAAAGCTGGGAGACGCTGAAGACGTCCGGTTGGCTAAAACTCAGGATCGCCGACGCGCCGCTGGCAGAGGGCGGGTTTCGCACGCCGTCCGGCAAGTGCGAGTTCTACAGCGAGCGGCTGAAGCGCGAGGGACTCGATCCGCTGCCGGATTATCTGCCGCCGTATGAATCCGCCGATGGCTCGCCGGAACTGGCCGCGCGCTATCCACTCGCGATGATCTCGCCACCCGCGCGCAATTTCCTGAACAGCAGCTTCGTGAACATTGAGAGTTTGCGCGCGACGGAGCGCGAACCGCATCTCGACATCCATCCCGACGATGCGCAGGCGCGCGGCATCGTCGACGGCACGCTGGTGCGCATCTTCAACGATCGCGGTTCGATGCAGGCCCGCGCGCGTGTGACGGACCGGGCGCGCGAGGGCGTCGTCGTCGGCTTGTCGATCTGGTGGAAAAAGCTCTCGCCTGACGGCCGCAACGCCAATGAGGTGACGAGCCAGGCGCTGACCGATCTCGGGGGATCGGCCACGTTTTACGACTGTCTGGTCGAAGTGGAGCCAATGCATTGA
- a CDS encoding porin — MKKSLLALAALGVFAGAAHAQSSVTLYGIIDAGFVYSNNSSGQKLYSMNSGNLQGSRWGLRGTEDLGGGLKAIFVLENGFNVFNGRLGQGGAEFGRQAYVGLSSQFGTVTLGRQYDSVVDYTGAFEVGSQWASYFGAHPGDLDNMNNSNRVNNAIKYTSANYAGFTFGGLYSLGGNAGQFNRNQIWSVGLGYSQGPLQLGAGYLNVKDPNYSFFGNTPSSSTTSSNMGGSRVYSGYASAKTQQVISAGGAYTFGAATVGATYSNTQFKDLGSEPGTGLTPVGGYTGGTGKFHNAEINFKYQLTPALLLGVAYDYTKGYGLGDAKYHQAMLGADYFLSKRTDVYIDGVYQHASGTDSTNRTAVANINGLSPSSTTNQVAAIVGIRHKF; from the coding sequence ATGAAAAAGTCGCTTCTCGCTCTCGCTGCATTGGGCGTTTTCGCTGGCGCCGCACATGCGCAGAGCAGCGTGACGCTGTACGGCATCATCGACGCAGGCTTCGTGTACTCGAATAACAGCAGCGGTCAAAAGCTGTACTCGATGAACAGCGGCAACCTGCAAGGTTCGCGCTGGGGTCTGCGCGGCACGGAAGACCTGGGTGGCGGTCTGAAGGCCATCTTCGTGTTGGAAAACGGCTTCAACGTGTTCAACGGCCGTCTGGGTCAAGGTGGCGCTGAATTCGGCCGTCAGGCATACGTCGGTCTGTCGTCGCAGTTCGGCACGGTCACCCTGGGTCGCCAGTACGACTCCGTGGTTGACTACACGGGCGCATTCGAAGTCGGTAGCCAGTGGGCATCGTACTTCGGCGCGCATCCGGGCGACCTGGACAACATGAACAACTCGAATCGCGTGAACAACGCGATCAAGTACACGAGCGCGAACTACGCAGGCTTCACGTTCGGCGGTCTGTACAGCCTCGGCGGCAACGCTGGCCAGTTCAACCGCAACCAGATCTGGTCGGTCGGTCTCGGCTACTCGCAAGGTCCCCTGCAATTGGGCGCGGGTTACTTGAACGTCAAGGACCCGAACTACTCGTTCTTCGGCAACACCCCCTCGTCGAGCACCACGTCCTCGAACATGGGCGGCAGCCGCGTGTACTCGGGCTACGCTTCGGCGAAGACGCAGCAAGTGATCTCGGCAGGCGGTGCTTACACGTTCGGCGCAGCAACGGTCGGCGCGACGTATAGCAACACGCAGTTCAAGGATCTGGGTTCGGAGCCGGGCACGGGTCTGACGCCGGTCGGTGGTTACACGGGCGGCACGGGCAAGTTCCACAACGCCGAAATCAACTTCAAGTATCAGCTGACCCCGGCGCTGCTGCTGGGCGTGGCGTACGACTACACGAAGGGCTACGGCCTGGGCGACGCCAAGTACCATCAGGCTATGCTCGGCGCGGACTACTTCCTGTCCAAGCGTACCGACGTGTACATCGATGGCGTGTATCAGCACGCAAGCGGCACGGACTCGACGAACCGCACGGCAGTCGCGAACATCAACGGCCTGTCGCCGTCGTCGACGACGAACCAGGTTGCTGCGATCGTCGGCATCCGCCACAAGTTCTAA
- the paaN gene encoding phenylacetic acid degradation protein PaaN, giving the protein MTHPLFTKHEATLDKALAAIETRGYWSPFAEMPSPKVYGETANADGEAAFKAHLGKTFELDQPSTGETVGQERSPFGIALDIRYPKSDPDALIRAAADAQAGWRAAGPQAWVGVSLEILSRLNRASFEIGYSVMHTTGQAFMMAFQAGGPHAQDRALEAVVYAWDQLRRIPAEAHWEKPQGKNPPLAMQKRFAIVPRGTGLVLGCCTFPTWNGYPGMFADLATGNTVMVKPHPGAILPLAVTVRIAREVLREAGFDPNVVTLLATAPNDGALVQELAVRPEIKLIDFTGSTQNGTWLERNAHQAQVYTEKAGVNQIIIDSVDDMKAAARNIAFSLALYSGQMCTAPQNIYVPRDGIRTADGQLSFDDVAKALAGAVEKLTSDPARAVELTGAIQNEGVSKRVAEARALGEALLDSQSLTHPAFPDARVQTPLVLKLDARTDEAKFTSEWFGPISFVVATDSTAQSLELAGSIASKHGALTLAVYSTDENVIEAAHEAAIRGGVALSINLTGGVFVNQTAAFSDFHGTGANPAANAALSDAAFVANRFRVVQSRVHVAPKAAPAEAGQTA; this is encoded by the coding sequence ATGACACATCCGCTATTCACGAAGCACGAAGCGACGCTCGACAAGGCGCTCGCGGCCATCGAAACGCGTGGCTACTGGAGCCCGTTTGCCGAAATGCCGAGCCCCAAAGTGTACGGGGAAACGGCCAACGCCGACGGAGAGGCCGCGTTCAAAGCACATCTCGGCAAGACGTTCGAACTCGATCAGCCGTCGACGGGCGAGACCGTCGGGCAGGAACGTTCGCCGTTCGGCATCGCGCTCGACATCCGCTATCCGAAGTCCGATCCCGATGCGCTCATTCGCGCCGCCGCCGATGCTCAAGCCGGGTGGCGCGCCGCCGGCCCGCAAGCGTGGGTCGGCGTGAGCCTTGAAATCCTGTCGCGCCTGAATCGCGCCAGTTTCGAGATCGGCTACAGCGTCATGCACACGACCGGCCAGGCTTTCATGATGGCCTTCCAGGCCGGCGGCCCGCACGCTCAGGACCGCGCGCTCGAAGCCGTGGTCTACGCATGGGATCAACTGCGCCGCATCCCGGCCGAAGCGCACTGGGAAAAGCCGCAAGGCAAAAACCCACCGCTCGCCATGCAGAAGCGCTTCGCAATCGTTCCGCGCGGCACGGGTCTCGTGCTCGGTTGCTGCACGTTCCCGACCTGGAACGGTTATCCCGGCATGTTCGCCGACCTCGCGACCGGCAATACGGTTATGGTCAAGCCGCATCCGGGCGCCATTCTTCCGCTTGCGGTGACCGTGCGCATTGCCCGCGAAGTGCTGCGCGAAGCCGGCTTCGATCCGAACGTCGTCACTCTGCTCGCGACCGCGCCCAACGACGGCGCGCTCGTTCAGGAACTGGCCGTGCGTCCGGAAATCAAGCTGATCGACTTCACGGGCAGCACGCAAAACGGCACGTGGCTCGAACGCAATGCGCATCAGGCTCAGGTCTATACCGAGAAGGCGGGCGTGAATCAGATCATCATCGATTCCGTGGACGACATGAAGGCCGCCGCGCGCAATATCGCCTTCTCGCTCGCGCTGTACTCCGGCCAGATGTGCACCGCGCCGCAAAATATCTATGTGCCGCGCGACGGCATCCGCACCGCCGATGGTCAACTGAGCTTCGACGACGTCGCGAAGGCGCTCGCGGGCGCAGTCGAAAAGCTGACATCCGATCCTGCACGCGCCGTCGAACTGACGGGCGCGATCCAGAACGAGGGCGTCTCGAAGCGCGTCGCCGAGGCGCGCGCACTCGGCGAAGCCCTGCTCGACAGCCAGTCGCTCACGCATCCGGCGTTTCCCGACGCGCGCGTGCAAACCCCGCTCGTGCTCAAGCTCGACGCACGCACCGACGAAGCCAAGTTTACGAGCGAATGGTTCGGCCCGATCTCGTTCGTGGTCGCCACCGACTCCACCGCGCAGTCGCTGGAACTCGCCGGGTCCATCGCAAGCAAGCACGGCGCGTTGACGCTCGCCGTCTACAGCACCGATGAAAACGTGATCGAAGCAGCGCACGAAGCAGCCATTCGAGGCGGTGTTGCGCTTTCGATCAATCTCACGGGTGGTGTGTTCGTCAACCAGACGGCGGCGTTTTCCGATTTCCACGGCACCGGCGCGAATCCGGCAGCCAATGCCGCGCTCTCCGATGCCGCTTTCGTCGCGAACCGTTTCCGTGTCGTGCAAAGTCGGGTCCATGTTGCACCGAAGGCGGCACCCGCGGAAGCTGGCCAGACGGCATAA
- the coq7 gene encoding 2-polyprenyl-3-methyl-6-methoxy-1,4-benzoquinone monooxygenase, whose translation MTLDEVISEFDRGLRSMAGVSRMSRPIPESPLTDAGANLLADESPLTEKERAHSAGLMRVNHVGEVCAQALYQAQKLATHSPELKANFEHAAREEEDHLAWTSRRLKDLDSRPSLLNPLWYAGALAIGFVAGRFGDRASLGFMAETERQVEQHLDGHMKTLPANDHASRAIVEQMRLDESAHAAAAIGAGGSEVPFPVRTLMRAASKVMTTTAYYI comes from the coding sequence ATGACACTCGATGAAGTCATCAGCGAGTTCGACCGTGGCCTGCGCTCGATGGCCGGCGTGAGTCGCATGTCGCGACCGATTCCCGAATCTCCGCTGACGGACGCCGGCGCGAATCTCCTTGCCGACGAGTCGCCGCTGACCGAGAAGGAGCGTGCGCATTCGGCCGGGCTGATGCGCGTGAACCACGTCGGCGAAGTGTGCGCTCAGGCGCTCTACCAGGCGCAGAAGCTCGCCACGCATTCGCCCGAACTCAAGGCGAACTTCGAGCACGCCGCGCGCGAGGAGGAAGACCATCTCGCGTGGACTTCGCGGCGCCTGAAAGACCTCGATTCCCGTCCGAGTTTGCTGAATCCGCTCTGGTACGCGGGGGCGCTCGCGATCGGATTCGTCGCAGGCCGTTTCGGCGATCGCGCGAGTCTCGGCTTCATGGCGGAGACCGAGCGTCAGGTCGAGCAGCATCTCGACGGCCACATGAAAACCTTGCCCGCGAACGATCACGCCTCGCGTGCCATCGTCGAGCAGATGCGCCTCGATGAAAGCGCGCATGCGGCGGCGGCGATCGGCGCGGGCGGAAGCGAAGTGCCGTTTCCCGTGCGTACGCTGATGCGCGCCGCATCGAAAGTCATGACGACTACGGCGTACTATATATAG
- a CDS encoding long-chain fatty acid--CoA ligase, which translates to MEKPWLKSYPAGVPAEIDASAYRSVSALLNESFRANRARRAFVCMGQAITYGELDTMSRNLAAWFQKKGLKPGARVALMMPNVLQYPVAIAAVLRAGYIVVNVNPLYTPRELEHQLKDSEAEAIVILENFAVTLQAVIRNTSIKHVVVAAMGDLMGMKGLLVNFVVRRVKKMVPEWSLPGSIRFKDALDEGSRATLAPVEQTPDDVAFLQYTGGTTGVAKGATLTHRNLVANVLQSEVWLNPARTRRPDIDQFVCVVALPLYHIFALTVCGLLTIRTGGVGMLIPNPRDIAGTIKELKGVQINTFPAVNTLYNALLNHPDFGKLDFSKLIAANGGGMAVQEAVAKRWFAVTGVPIVEGYGLSETSPCVTCNPVTATEYTGTIGLPLPSTELSIRDDDNNELPLGQPGEICIRGPQVMAGYWNRPDETAKVITPDGFFRSGDVGVLDERGYVKIVDRKKDMILVSGFNVYPNEIEDVVAMLPGVFEVAAVGVKDQNSGEAVKLFIVRKDQSLTEADVMAYCKERLTGYKRPRTIEFRNDLPKSNVGKILRRELRDGRA; encoded by the coding sequence ATGGAGAAACCCTGGCTGAAGTCGTACCCGGCCGGCGTGCCTGCGGAAATCGATGCATCGGCGTATCGGTCCGTTTCCGCATTGCTTAACGAGAGTTTTCGCGCGAACCGCGCCCGGCGCGCGTTCGTCTGCATGGGGCAGGCAATCACCTATGGCGAGCTCGACACCATGTCGAGAAATCTTGCCGCGTGGTTCCAGAAGAAGGGGCTGAAGCCCGGCGCGCGCGTCGCGCTGATGATGCCGAACGTTCTGCAATATCCCGTGGCGATCGCGGCTGTGCTGCGCGCGGGTTATATCGTCGTCAACGTGAATCCGCTCTATACGCCGCGCGAACTCGAGCATCAGCTCAAGGACAGCGAGGCGGAAGCTATCGTCATCCTCGAGAATTTCGCGGTCACGCTGCAAGCGGTGATCCGGAATACGTCGATCAAACATGTGGTCGTCGCGGCGATGGGCGATCTCATGGGCATGAAAGGACTGCTCGTCAATTTCGTGGTCCGGCGCGTGAAGAAAATGGTGCCCGAGTGGAGCCTGCCGGGAAGCATCCGTTTCAAGGACGCGCTCGACGAAGGCAGCCGCGCCACGCTCGCGCCCGTCGAGCAGACCCCGGACGACGTCGCGTTCCTGCAGTACACCGGCGGCACAACGGGCGTGGCGAAAGGCGCGACGCTCACGCATCGCAACCTGGTCGCGAACGTGCTGCAGTCCGAAGTGTGGCTGAACCCGGCGCGCACGCGGCGCCCCGACATCGACCAGTTTGTCTGCGTGGTTGCGCTGCCGCTGTATCACATCTTCGCGCTCACGGTGTGCGGGCTGCTGACGATCCGCACGGGTGGTGTCGGCATGCTGATTCCGAATCCGCGCGACATCGCGGGCACGATCAAGGAACTGAAGGGCGTCCAGATCAACACGTTTCCGGCGGTCAATACGCTCTATAACGCGCTGCTGAATCATCCCGATTTCGGCAAACTGGACTTTTCGAAGCTGATCGCGGCGAATGGCGGCGGCATGGCAGTTCAGGAAGCTGTGGCGAAGCGCTGGTTCGCGGTGACGGGCGTGCCGATCGTCGAGGGCTATGGCTTGTCGGAAACGTCGCCTTGCGTCACGTGCAATCCGGTGACCGCGACCGAGTACACGGGCACGATCGGCCTGCCGCTTCCGTCGACGGAGCTGTCCATCCGCGACGACGACAACAACGAACTGCCGCTCGGCCAGCCGGGCGAAATCTGCATTCGCGGACCGCAGGTGATGGCCGGCTACTGGAACCGTCCCGACGAAACGGCGAAAGTGATTACGCCCGATGGCTTCTTCCGTTCGGGCGATGTCGGCGTGCTCGACGAACGCGGCTACGTGAAGATTGTCGATCGCAAGAAGGACATGATTCTCGTCTCGGGATTCAACGTTTATCCGAACGAGATCGAGGATGTCGTGGCGATGCTGCCCGGCGTGTTCGAAGTCGCGGCGGTCGGCGTGAAGGATCAGAATTCGGGCGAAGCGGTGAAGCTCTTCATCGTGCGCAAGGATCAGAGCCTGACCGAGGCCGACGTCATGGCCTACTGCAAGGAGCGGCTCACGGGCTATAAACGTCCGCGCACGATCGAGTTTCGTAACGATCTGCCGAAGAGCAATGTCGGCAAGATCCTGCGGCGAGAGTTGCGCGACGGGCGCGCCTAG
- a CDS encoding M20 aminoacylase family protein, translated as MNLIPEIEASHEEIRTLRRTIHAHPELRYEEVGTAKLVAENLERWGIEVHRGLGKTGVVGLLKRGNGKASIGLRADMDALPIQELNTFGHRSTHDGRMHACGHDGHTAMLLGAAKHLAEHGKFDGTVVFIFQPAEEGGAGAKAMIKEGLFERFPVDAVFGIHNWPGIPAGHFGVTEGPIMASSNEFRITIRGTGSHAALPHNGRDPVFTAVQIANALQSIITRNKKPIDTAVLSITQIHAGDAVNVVPDLAWLGGTVRTFTVETLDLIESRMRKIVDATAAAYDCEAELHFHRNYPPTINAPEEARFAAEVMAEIVGKDKVDSAVEPTMGAEDFSFMLLEKPGCYAFLGNGDGGHREHGHGAGPCMLHNASYDFNDDLLSIGSSYWVRLAERFLAR; from the coding sequence ATGAATCTGATCCCAGAAATTGAAGCATCACACGAAGAAATCCGCACCCTGCGACGAACGATCCATGCCCATCCCGAATTGCGTTACGAAGAGGTCGGCACCGCGAAACTCGTGGCCGAGAACCTCGAGCGGTGGGGAATCGAAGTGCATCGGGGCTTGGGCAAAACGGGCGTCGTCGGCCTATTGAAGCGCGGGAACGGCAAAGCATCGATTGGACTTCGCGCCGATATGGACGCGTTACCGATTCAGGAGTTGAACACGTTCGGACATCGTTCCACGCACGATGGGCGCATGCACGCCTGTGGCCACGATGGTCACACCGCGATGCTGCTGGGCGCCGCCAAGCATCTCGCCGAGCACGGCAAGTTCGACGGGACGGTCGTGTTCATCTTTCAACCCGCTGAAGAAGGCGGCGCGGGCGCCAAGGCGATGATCAAGGAAGGCCTTTTCGAGCGCTTTCCCGTCGATGCCGTATTCGGCATTCACAACTGGCCGGGCATACCGGCCGGCCACTTTGGCGTGACTGAAGGGCCGATCATGGCATCGAGCAACGAGTTTCGCATCACCATTCGTGGGACCGGTTCTCATGCAGCATTGCCGCATAACGGACGTGATCCGGTATTCACGGCGGTGCAGATTGCGAATGCATTGCAGAGCATCATCACGCGTAACAAGAAGCCGATCGATACGGCTGTGCTTTCCATCACGCAAATCCACGCCGGCGATGCAGTGAACGTCGTGCCGGATTTGGCGTGGCTCGGCGGGACGGTGCGGACCTTCACGGTTGAGACGCTCGATTTGATCGAATCGCGCATGCGCAAGATCGTCGACGCAACCGCCGCGGCATACGACTGCGAAGCGGAATTGCACTTTCACAGAAACTATCCGCCGACGATCAATGCGCCAGAAGAGGCACGCTTTGCGGCGGAAGTCATGGCGGAGATCGTAGGGAAAGACAAGGTCGACAGCGCCGTCGAACCGACGATGGGGGCTGAGGATTTCTCGTTCATGCTGCTTGAGAAGCCCGGATGCTATGCGTTTCTAGGAAACGGCGATGGCGGACATCGCGAGCATGGGCACGGCGCAGGACCCTGCATGCTTCACAACGCCAGCTACGACTTTAACGACGACTTGCTGTCGATTGGATCATCGTACTGGGTGCGTTTGGCCGAGCGGTTTTTGGCGCGCTGA
- the paaG gene encoding 2-(1,2-epoxy-1,2-dihydrophenyl)acetyl-CoA isomerase PaaG yields the protein MSEKSVLFHVDGETRVATLTLNRPDKLNSFTREMHRELNQALTEIEASNARALVITGAGRGFCAGQDLADLDFSPGSMSDLGDLIDAYFNPLVRRLQASPLPIIAAVNGTAAGAGANLAMACDLVVAARSASFIQAFVKIGLVPDSGGTWLLPRRVGEARALGLALTGEKLSAEKAEAWGIVWRVVDDSELQQAATQLAAQLAQQPARAVAAIKQAIRASANKTFDEQLDFERDLQRELGASPDYIEGVAAFKEKRAPRFSGL from the coding sequence ATGTCCGAGAAGTCCGTGTTGTTTCATGTCGATGGCGAGACGCGTGTCGCGACATTGACGCTCAATCGTCCAGACAAACTGAACAGTTTCACGCGCGAGATGCATCGCGAGTTGAATCAGGCGCTCACCGAGATCGAGGCGAGCAACGCGCGTGCGCTCGTCATTACCGGCGCGGGCCGCGGGTTCTGCGCGGGCCAGGATCTCGCCGATCTCGATTTTTCGCCCGGCTCGATGTCCGATCTCGGCGATCTGATCGATGCTTACTTCAACCCGTTGGTGCGCCGCCTTCAGGCGTCGCCGCTGCCGATCATCGCGGCGGTGAACGGCACGGCCGCCGGTGCCGGCGCAAATCTGGCGATGGCATGCGACCTCGTCGTGGCCGCACGCTCGGCGAGCTTCATCCAGGCCTTCGTGAAGATCGGCCTCGTACCGGATTCTGGTGGAACCTGGCTATTGCCGCGCCGCGTCGGCGAAGCGCGTGCGCTCGGTCTCGCGTTGACGGGCGAAAAACTCAGCGCCGAGAAGGCGGAGGCGTGGGGCATCGTATGGCGCGTAGTCGACGACAGCGAATTGCAGCAAGCAGCAACGCAACTGGCCGCGCAACTCGCGCAGCAACCGGCGCGCGCCGTGGCCGCGATCAAGCAGGCGATCCGCGCGAGCGCCAATAAGACGTTCGACGAGCAACTCGACTTCGAGCGCGATCTGCAGCGCGAATTGGGCGCATCGCCCGATTACATCGAAGGCGTTGCCGCGTTCAAGGAGAAGCGCGCGCCGCGCTTCTCCGGCCTTTGA